The genome window CAGCGTCAGGATGTCCATGAAGGCGCAAACCTGCTCCGTGTGCTCCTCTTTCAGGCGGATGTTCCGGTTGTCTTCTTCGCGTGAGGTGTAAAAGGAGCGGCAGTAGCCGAGGAACCACTGCCTGAGGGAAGCAAGCCCCTCCTCGTTCAGGGTGGTTATGACGAAGGGGTCAGCGGACATCGGGCAGTGCCACGCGGATGCCGAGGCCGATGAAGGTGACGCCGGCCAGGACCTGGAGCCGTCCGGCAACGGCAGGTCGACGTCTGAGCCAATCCCCGATGAGTCCCGCAAAAATGGCCACGGCGCCGAAGATGATGATTGTCACGACCATGAAGATGATGCCGAGCCCCATGAGCTGAAGGCCTGGAGTTGCCGACGCGGGGGACACGAACTGGGGCAGGAACGCGAGAAAAAAGAGGGTTACCTTGGGATTGAGGATGTTTGCCACTATGCTCTGGCGGTAGATGGCCCCCAGGGCGTCGAAGCCGGCCGGCTCGCCCACCAGGGCAGCTCTCCGGTTCCGCAGCGACCCGATGCCGATGTAGATCAGATAAAAGGCCCCGGCAAGCTTGATCAGGGTGAATGCCACCTCAGAGGACCGGATGAGGGCCGACACTCCCACCGCCGCGAGAGTCGTGTGGAAGATACAGCCGGTGCTGAAACCGGCCGCGGCAGCCAGGCCGGCCATCCGCCCCTGGCTTACTCCCCGGGTGAGAACCTGGATGATATCGGGCCCCGGTGCAACGGTGACGAGAACAACGGAAACAAGGAACACACTGAGATTTGTCATGGTCTGCTCCGGAGCAGCAACGGAAAAAGGGGGCTTTTGCCCCCCTTTCACGCCCCTGGCAGCGGGATGCTAATCGTCGAAATTACCTTCAGCGCCCTTGTCACCCACAATTGATTTCGCCCGCTCGATGATACGGGCTTCGGTCCAGAGGGCCGGATCCTCTATACGGCTTCCCTTTGCCCCCACGTCGTGGGAACCGGCCGCGAGAATCGCCTCTATGGCGTAAGGTGCCGTGTCACGGGCGTTGAGCACCTCGGTCATCATCTTGTAGGCGAACTCCTCGACCCCCTTGGCCATCCGTTCGCGGATCTCCCTGGGCTGCGCCAGCAGCTTGTTCTCGAAGGGAAGGTTCAGGTTCTTGTAGTCCCCCTTCTTCCAGCCTTTGCCTTCGGCATGTGCCACCATCTCGGCCCACAGCTCGTCGCTCATGCCGGCATCGGACTTCTTGATGAAATTGCCGCCGGCATCAAGTTGGGCATTGCCGTAATCGTTCACTTCAAGCCCCCAGGAGATCATCTGGAGCGCGGTGGCCACGTTGGCCTTGGTGGTGGCAGTTTCATCGGCGATGGCCCGGAGCCGCTCGGAGCTGTTGCCCGAGGTGCCGTGCTGGGCCCCGTTGACCCGGTAGGGTTCCAGGGCCTTGTGGATCTCGGCGGTGAGCCCCACCTGGATACCGGCATCCGACGCCTCCAGGCCGTGGGTGGTGCCGTTGTTCAGGGCGATCCAGTCGGGGAAGATGCCGTGGGCATTGAGCCCCTGAATGAGGAATTTCGCCTCGTCCACCGTGGAGAGCCCCGTGTTCCCCTTGATCTCGCCCACCTCGGTCTCAAGGCCGGCCCAGGACGGGATGAACGGATTGATGGCCAGGTTGGCCAGCAGGTTCCGGTCGTCCGGCAGGTGGGAGGCGTCGATGGCGATGGAGGTGATGCCCGCCTCGAACATGGTCGGAATCTCCACCTTGGCGGCGTTCAGGTCCTTTTCGTTCTTGATGCCGTAGTGGTCGGCGTGGATGGCCACCGGCACGGTGATCCCCAGCTCGTTGCAGAGGGCGTCGACGATGCGGGCCATGTTCCAGTAATTGACGGCGCAGTAAGCCTTCTGGCCCCCCTCCGACTTGGCGATTTCGATGATGAGCGGGCAGTTGGCCCGCTGGGCGGCCATCAGTGCTCCGCGAATGACGAAGTAGTTGCGGCCGTTGGCGGCCATGGCGATGGCCTTTCCCTTGGCGAGCATGGCCCGGTCCACAACCTTGCCGCTCACGATGAGGGCCTTGGAGTTGGGGAAAAGAGCCCGGATATTGGGGGGGCGGCCGACCTGCAGGGCCTTCTCGAATTCGGCGGAGTACTGGGCTGTCATAGCACCTCCCTGTTTAGTGACATTCAAACATATTTACTACAAATAAAACAGCCTGTTATTAGCACGACCGGGGGTAAAAATCAAGGAACGATTGCCCCGGCGACACTGGTCCTCACTTCCGGCCGAGCCGATCTTCCACGTAGTCGGCGAACTCGTCCATGACCCGGGTCGGCTCGGGCGTGTTGTACTCCACGATATTGCGCAGGTGGATGAACGAATCGACCTCGATGCGCGAAAAGCGGATGGCAACGCCGCTCGCGTCGGCGCGGACCACCTCGCCGGCCAGTTCCACATTCAGGG of Geobacter anodireducens contains these proteins:
- a CDS encoding pilus assembly protein PilZ; translation: MDKRRFTRVPFVVSATVTRGEISFTGEVVDLSLNGMFVKTEEQPAIGEEVEVVISLAEGSPSLNVELAGEVVRADASGVAIRFSRIEVDSFIHLRNIVEYNTPEPTRVMDEFADYVEDRLGRK
- a CDS encoding lysine transporter LysE, with protein sequence MTNLSVFLVSVVLVTVAPGPDIIQVLTRGVSQGRMAGLAAAAGFSTGCIFHTTLAAVGVSALIRSSEVAFTLIKLAGAFYLIYIGIGSLRNRRAALVGEPAGFDALGAIYRQSIVANILNPKVTLFFLAFLPQFVSPASATPGLQLMGLGIIFMVVTIIIFGAVAIFAGLIGDWLRRRPAVAGRLQVLAGVTFIGLGIRVALPDVR
- a CDS encoding ketose-bisphosphate aldolase, with product MTAQYSAEFEKALQVGRPPNIRALFPNSKALIVSGKVVDRAMLAKGKAIAMAANGRNYFVIRGALMAAQRANCPLIIEIAKSEGGQKAYCAVNYWNMARIVDALCNELGITVPVAIHADHYGIKNEKDLNAAKVEIPTMFEAGITSIAIDASHLPDDRNLLANLAINPFIPSWAGLETEVGEIKGNTGLSTVDEAKFLIQGLNAHGIFPDWIALNNGTTHGLEASDAGIQVGLTAEIHKALEPYRVNGAQHGTSGNSSERLRAIADETATTKANVATALQMISWGLEVNDYGNAQLDAGGNFIKKSDAGMSDELWAEMVAHAEGKGWKKGDYKNLNLPFENKLLAQPREIRERMAKGVEEFAYKMMTEVLNARDTAPYAIEAILAAGSHDVGAKGSRIEDPALWTEARIIERAKSIVGDKGAEGNFDD